In one window of Dehalococcoidia bacterium DNA:
- a CDS encoding DUF362 domain-containing protein codes for MAIKLHMGELGNIRYIRPVLVRKSVDIVLKRGGRPFLFDTVASYPGKRDTRQKYLDTAAKNGFAEATVGAPVVITDDDDRQEALPIGNRIRGCQLGQAKVPSLLLESGCILVLSHVKGHELTGFGGALKNLGMGCVSTETKRAEHLVNMPEFDESGCDGCGKCADACPTDAIGMVNDRPEREVEKCISCGTCWFTCPLGCWVWPAGSKEKLQVYLAHVAGAVLSACRGRIGFLNFIQDVVPYCDCAAPSGEPVIPDVGIVFSLDPVAADKASLDLIDRAPVIPGSTSEVPPDLLGKMHRTHSLVQLETAEKLGVGTMQYEMVNV; via the coding sequence GTGGCAATCAAGCTACATATGGGGGAGCTGGGTAACATAAGGTATATAAGGCCCGTTCTGGTGCGGAAGTCAGTGGATATCGTGCTGAAAAGGGGCGGCAGACCCTTTCTTTTCGATACCGTGGCTTCTTACCCCGGAAAGAGGGATACCAGGCAAAAATACCTGGATACGGCGGCTAAGAACGGGTTTGCCGAGGCTACCGTGGGTGCCCCGGTTGTGATAACCGATGACGATGACAGGCAGGAGGCATTACCTATCGGGAATCGAATCCGCGGCTGTCAGCTCGGGCAGGCTAAGGTTCCCTCCTTGCTGCTGGAGTCGGGTTGTATACTGGTTCTCTCTCACGTAAAGGGTCATGAGCTTACCGGCTTCGGCGGTGCGTTGAAGAATCTGGGGATGGGCTGTGTGTCCACAGAGACTAAGAGGGCCGAGCACCTGGTAAACATGCCGGAGTTCGATGAAAGCGGCTGCGATGGCTGTGGTAAGTGTGCCGACGCGTGTCCCACCGATGCAATAGGGATGGTGAATGATAGGCCCGAGAGAGAGGTGGAAAAGTGTATCTCCTGTGGTACATGCTGGTTCACGTGTCCTTTAGGGTGTTGGGTATGGCCTGCCGGGTCTAAGGAGAAGCTCCAGGTCTACTTGGCTCACGTAGCCGGTGCTGTGTTATCGGCATGCAGGGGGAGGATCGGTTTTCTGAACTTTATCCAGGATGTTGTCCCCTATTGTGACTGCGCCGCACCATCAGGGGAGCCGGTTATACCGGATGTAGGTATCGTGTTTTCTCTTGACCCGGTAGCCGCCGACAAGGCATCTCTCGACCTTATTGACCGGGCTCCCGTTATCCCTGGTTCTACATCGGAAGTGCCCCCCGACCTGCTGGGGAAGATGCACCGGACGCATAGCCTGGTGCAACTCGAAACAGCGGAGAAGCTGGGGGTCGGCACAATGCAGTACGAGATGGTTAATGTTTAA
- a CDS encoding DUF6504 family protein codes for MSKLIGEPIRVHLDKDSIPAAFIWRKRLYRVVEVIGWWREPSEWWMGKAVRFFVRVNAQNTSIGTYELCRLGEAWFLYKAFD; via the coding sequence ATGTCAAAGCTCATTGGTGAGCCGATCAGGGTTCACCTGGATAAAGATTCAATACCGGCGGCCTTTATCTGGAGGAAGCGCCTCTACCGGGTGGTTGAGGTTATTGGCTGGTGGCGGGAACCCTCCGAATGGTGGATGGGGAAGGCAGTACGTTTCTTCGTTCGCGTTAATGCTCAGAACACCAGTATCGGCACCTACGAGCTTTGCCGGCTCGGGGAAGCGTGGTTTCTCTATAAAGCCTTCGATTAG
- a CDS encoding winged helix-turn-helix transcriptional regulator: MADWTFLTNHARVLSFIAKHSSITALELSNSIGIAERATRKIIADLEACGYISKRKVVRRNTKWDFTQYLNELTQTEVSEYFRPNFWTNTPDILTAYLQTGGRPAFMVRLVLAACIAPIAM; this comes from the coding sequence ATGGCAGATTGGACATTTCTTACCAACCATGCTCGTGTGCTCAGTTTTATAGCGAAGCACTCGAGTATAACGGCCTTGGAGCTTTCCAATTCAATAGGCATCGCGGAGAGGGCAACGCGTAAAATAATTGCTGATCTTGAGGCCTGTGGATACATCAGTAAACGCAAAGTGGTTAGGCGCAACACCAAGTGGGATTTCACCCAATACCTGAATGAGCTTACCCAAACAGAGGTATCTGAATATTTTCGGCCTAATTTCTGGACTAACACACCAGACATATTGACCGCCTACCTACAGACAGGGGGACGGCCTGCATTCATGGTACGGCTTGTTCTGGCGGCGTGCATTGCTCCAATAGCGATGTAA
- a CDS encoding CFI-box-CTERM domain-containing protein: protein MRRVLLILIIVVVLIAAGVASWIFFTAGEEPAAEPTPTPTCEPGVICVTADQLCDDYDKNSFQADAEYKGNILDVSGKIGVIGRGVLSEEPYLTLDCGLLSDVFTDVWCYFDEDDVDNLIPIEEGDYAVVRGNCTGKSTIYVAIRHCSSVEVIEPPDDDGWCFIATAAYGSYMDSNVDILRQFRDSYLMTTPVGRGLVSAYYRLSPPVARFIDNHPGSKPVVRGMLWPAVALSRVAVNTTLVQKMATFGGLALFSVALVWWLKRRSPGRLKGWFHS, encoded by the coding sequence ATGAGAAGGGTATTGTTGATATTGATTATTGTTGTGGTTCTGATAGCGGCCGGCGTTGCCAGCTGGATCTTTTTTACAGCAGGCGAAGAGCCAGCAGCTGAGCCTACGCCAACTCCAACGTGTGAACCGGGGGTGATATGCGTAACCGCGGATCAACTGTGCGACGATTATGACAAAAATAGTTTTCAAGCAGATGCCGAATATAAAGGGAATATTCTTGATGTATCCGGGAAGATAGGTGTAATAGGTAGAGGTGTGCTTAGTGAGGAGCCCTACCTTACACTGGATTGTGGATTATTAAGCGATGTTTTTACCGATGTTTGGTGTTACTTTGATGAGGATGACGTAGATAACCTGATACCGATAGAGGAAGGAGATTATGCAGTAGTTAGAGGTAACTGCACCGGCAAAAGTACGATATATGTAGCCATAAGGCATTGCTCTTCGGTTGAGGTTATTGAACCTCCAGACGATGATGGCTGGTGCTTCATTGCTACCGCTGCCTACGGTTCTTATATGGACAGCAATGTTGATATCCTACGCCAGTTCCGCGATAGTTACCTGATGACCACCCCCGTCGGCAGAGGTCTGGTATCCGCCTACTACAGGCTCAGCCCGCCGGTAGCTCGGTTCATCGATAACCATCCCGGTTCGAAACCGGTAGTGAGAGGTATGTTGTGGCCCGCTGTTGCTCTCAGCAGGGTGGCGGTTAATACCACACTGGTACAGAAGATGGCCACTTTCGGCGGTCTGGCGCTGTTTTCCGTTGCCCTGGTGTGGTGGCTGAAGAGACGGTCTCCGGGGAGGTTGAAAGGCTGGTTTCATAGTTAG
- a CDS encoding uroporphyrinogen decarboxylase family protein yields MASETMTSQERVQAAIRLEKPDRVPIAILATAAPFARISGMAAAEFYSDEEKALDAIYKVFDDVGGWDLDLGSLTGKSIMMIKTVMTLALGLRLAYPGMELPDDYAYQACEEEVLKPEDYDTIAEIGWVKFMTEDLVFRVLDITPAELNQTLNEIIPSFFKGMDEWAKRGVVTMYPPSPFTCHPFFRLSLGRSMIKFTEDLYYNPEIIEKALKTMTREFIEATINGCKMFNSKITLVVEERAGGYFYPPRIFERFWWPYTQEIVDALWSEGIVTWFHLDTSWDRNIPYFKQLPRGSVVLALDGTTDIFAAKEVLRNHACLSGDVHPTLLSLGKPEEVEAYCKKLIDEVGGDGGFFLSSGCELPAAIKAENLRAMIQTGKTYELSRS; encoded by the coding sequence ATGGCCAGCGAAACGATGACCTCCCAGGAAAGAGTGCAGGCGGCAATCCGACTGGAGAAGCCGGACCGCGTCCCGATCGCTATCCTGGCAACCGCAGCACCATTCGCCCGGATCTCCGGTATGGCCGCAGCGGAGTTCTACTCGGATGAGGAGAAAGCGCTCGATGCCATATACAAGGTGTTTGATGATGTTGGGGGGTGGGACCTGGACCTGGGCAGCCTTACCGGGAAGTCGATAATGATGATAAAAACGGTAATGACGCTGGCCCTCGGGCTCAGGCTGGCCTATCCCGGCATGGAATTGCCCGATGACTACGCTTACCAGGCATGTGAGGAGGAGGTGCTGAAGCCGGAGGACTACGACACCATCGCGGAGATAGGCTGGGTGAAGTTCATGACCGAGGACCTCGTATTCCGCGTCTTGGACATCACGCCAGCGGAGCTGAACCAGACACTGAATGAGATAATTCCCAGCTTCTTCAAGGGCATGGATGAATGGGCGAAACGGGGGGTTGTTACCATGTATCCCCCCTCCCCTTTCACCTGCCACCCCTTCTTCAGGCTCTCGCTCGGCCGCTCCATGATAAAATTCACCGAGGACCTGTACTACAACCCCGAAATTATTGAGAAGGCTTTGAAGACAATGACCCGCGAGTTCATCGAGGCCACGATCAACGGCTGTAAGATGTTCAATAGCAAGATCACGCTCGTCGTCGAGGAGCGCGCCGGGGGCTACTTCTACCCGCCGAGGATCTTCGAGCGTTTCTGGTGGCCCTATACTCAGGAGATCGTGGACGCCCTGTGGTCCGAGGGGATCGTCACCTGGTTCCACCTGGATACGAGCTGGGACAGGAATATCCCCTACTTCAAGCAGTTGCCCCGGGGCTCGGTGGTGCTGGCGCTCGATGGCACCACCGACATCTTTGCCGCTAAAGAGGTGCTCCGCAACCACGCCTGCCTCTCCGGAGACGTGCACCCCACGCTGCTGTCCCTGGGGAAGCCGGAAGAGGTGGAGGCTTACTGTAAAAAGCTAATCGATGAGGTTGGCGGAGACGGTGGGTTCTTCCTGTCCTCTGGATGCGAGCTTCCCGCCGCTATTAAAGCGGAGAATCTTAGGGCGATGATCCAGACGGGCAAGACCTACGAGCTTTCTAGAAGTTGA
- a CDS encoding DNA polymerase III subunit alpha: MSFVHLHVHSQYSFLDGASPLERILEKAGALGMPALALTDHNRLSGAIRFYERARALGVKPIIGAEVDLEGGYHLTLLCKNRQGYSNLCRLLTEAHLSNRGRQPQATREMLQRLSAGLIALSGCSRGELPTWLERRNVGRAIEAACFYREVFGEDFFVELIRYPSREGMVASYRLATFAVEENLPVVATNNVHYVEMEEYAVKELLSAIGRNVPVSELGCYRTVEQYLKSPQEMASLFRGFPRALAATEEIASRCNLELELELGKPRFPEFAVPRGETDYSYLSRLALDGARRKYGSLTPEIVKRLELELDTIRRLGFCGYFLVVWDIVKWARERSIRCQARGSAVDSLVVYVLDISVVNPMEYGLLFERFMHPLRREPPDIDLDIDRGRRDEVRDYIYERYGAENVASVGTINTYMARGAIRDVGKALEIPEGVIEEACRGIHYLSASRLMECADSLPELKNSAVYKRPELAGFFKLCAAIDGFPRHLSVHLGGLLIGDGRLSDLVPLEWSSGGDVISQYDKDDIERLGIVKMDLLALPTLTVIEDALTGVKRNRGIDVDIDQIPQDDPEAFAMLRDGKTIGTFQLESPAQREMAGRLLPNRFEDIVVSIALVRPGPLKSNMDKRYLPRRHGREPVTYLHPRLKAALGETLGVILYQEQVLQVAHDLAGMSYAEADGFRRAMTHDRTPEEMEKMRGSFISSAARNRVDKRIAERVFEQLAAFAAYGFCKAHAATYAILAYQTLWLKCHYPAEFFAAVLSNQPMGYYPPHVLVAEARRCGVEIMPPDINRSSDRYTGGGGAIRVGLAQLKGMSNRALQSILAQRAEGRFTSLRDFVLRTRVGQPILENLIRVGAFDSLGSREEMLSELPGLVGLGRRVGKGARPLMEDAETGSIEANLNIDRKTRMLAERELLSLDLSAHPLDFYPFDNGFTRIKDLPSVAKGSAVKIAGSVIRYQTPPTRNGNRVLYVIMEDGTGVADVTVFGDVQEKCGQVIFREGWLVVEGKVQRRGPKALSIIAENLSPLKLW; the protein is encoded by the coding sequence ATGAGTTTCGTTCATCTCCACGTTCACTCCCAGTATAGCTTTCTTGACGGGGCCTCACCGCTGGAGCGGATTTTGGAAAAGGCGGGTGCTCTGGGCATGCCCGCCTTAGCCCTTACCGACCATAACCGGCTGAGCGGAGCCATCAGGTTCTATGAGAGGGCAAGAGCCCTCGGGGTAAAACCGATCATAGGGGCTGAGGTCGATCTGGAGGGGGGATATCACCTGACGCTCCTCTGTAAAAACAGACAGGGTTACTCAAATCTGTGTCGCTTGCTGACCGAGGCTCACCTGTCGAATCGAGGAAGGCAGCCACAGGCTACCAGAGAGATGTTGCAGAGGTTAAGTGCTGGCCTGATCGCACTTTCCGGGTGCAGCAGGGGTGAGCTTCCTACATGGCTGGAGAGGCGAAATGTGGGCAGGGCAATAGAGGCAGCCTGCTTCTACAGGGAGGTCTTCGGAGAGGACTTCTTCGTGGAGCTTATACGGTACCCCTCAAGGGAGGGGATGGTGGCCAGCTACCGGCTTGCCACCTTTGCCGTAGAGGAGAACCTGCCTGTAGTTGCCACCAACAATGTCCACTATGTCGAAATGGAAGAGTACGCGGTAAAAGAGCTGCTCAGTGCCATAGGCCGGAATGTCCCCGTCTCCGAGCTTGGGTGCTACCGAACTGTAGAGCAGTACCTCAAATCCCCCCAGGAGATGGCGAGCCTCTTTAGGGGTTTCCCCCGGGCACTGGCTGCAACGGAAGAGATTGCTTCCCGGTGTAACCTGGAGCTGGAGCTGGAGCTGGGTAAACCCCGCTTCCCCGAGTTCGCTGTTCCCCGGGGTGAGACCGACTATAGCTACCTATCCAGGTTGGCCCTTGACGGAGCACGGAGGAAATACGGCTCGCTTACCCCCGAAATCGTAAAGCGTCTTGAGCTCGAGCTTGATACCATCCGCAGGCTCGGCTTTTGCGGCTACTTTCTCGTAGTCTGGGACATAGTTAAGTGGGCCAGGGAGAGGAGTATCAGGTGTCAGGCCAGGGGCAGCGCGGTAGATAGCCTGGTGGTCTATGTACTGGATATAAGCGTGGTTAATCCCATGGAATATGGCCTCCTCTTTGAACGTTTTATGCACCCTTTAAGGCGTGAACCGCCCGATATCGACCTGGACATTGACCGGGGACGACGGGACGAGGTGAGGGACTATATCTATGAGAGGTATGGTGCTGAGAACGTGGCCAGCGTGGGGACGATAAATACATACATGGCCCGGGGTGCCATTCGTGATGTGGGCAAGGCGCTTGAGATACCGGAGGGGGTCATTGAAGAGGCCTGTAGGGGCATCCATTACCTGTCTGCCTCCAGGCTTATGGAGTGTGCGGACAGCCTGCCCGAGTTGAAGAACAGCGCCGTATATAAGAGGCCTGAGCTTGCCGGTTTCTTCAAGTTGTGTGCTGCCATAGATGGTTTCCCCAGACATCTATCCGTCCATTTAGGGGGACTGCTGATCGGAGACGGCAGGCTTTCCGATTTGGTACCTCTGGAGTGGTCGAGCGGTGGGGATGTCATCAGCCAGTATGACAAGGACGATATCGAGAGGCTTGGCATCGTCAAGATGGACCTGCTGGCGCTCCCCACCCTTACCGTTATCGAGGACGCGCTGACCGGGGTTAAAAGGAATCGAGGTATTGATGTCGATATAGACCAGATACCACAGGATGACCCTGAGGCCTTTGCCATGCTCCGTGACGGTAAGACCATAGGCACCTTTCAGCTTGAATCTCCGGCGCAGAGGGAAATGGCAGGGAGGCTGCTGCCTAATCGATTTGAAGACATCGTTGTCTCAATTGCCCTGGTCAGGCCGGGGCCTCTCAAGTCAAACATGGACAAGCGCTACCTGCCCCGGAGACACGGCAGGGAACCGGTAACCTACCTTCACCCCAGACTGAAGGCTGCCCTTGGCGAAACGTTGGGGGTGATACTCTACCAGGAACAGGTGCTTCAGGTTGCCCATGACCTAGCTGGAATGAGCTATGCGGAGGCGGATGGCTTCAGGAGAGCCATGACGCATGATCGAACTCCAGAGGAGATGGAGAAGATGCGGGGCTCGTTCATCTCCAGCGCCGCCAGAAACAGGGTGGATAAAAGGATTGCTGAGAGGGTGTTTGAGCAACTGGCTGCCTTCGCCGCTTACGGCTTCTGTAAGGCTCACGCCGCTACTTATGCCATCCTCGCCTATCAGACGCTCTGGCTGAAGTGTCATTACCCCGCAGAGTTCTTCGCTGCGGTGCTGTCGAATCAGCCTATGGGTTATTATCCGCCACATGTCCTGGTAGCTGAGGCAAGGAGGTGTGGGGTGGAAATAATGCCTCCTGATATTAATAGGTCCTCTGACCGATATACCGGGGGGGGTGGGGCTATACGTGTTGGTCTCGCCCAGCTCAAGGGAATGTCGAACCGGGCCCTGCAGTCTATCCTTGCGCAGAGGGCGGAAGGGAGGTTTACCTCACTAAGGGATTTCGTGCTTAGAACCAGGGTAGGGCAACCTATCCTGGAGAACCTGATAAGGGTTGGGGCCTTTGATTCGTTGGGAAGTAGAGAGGAGATGCTTTCCGAATTGCCCGGCCTGGTGGGTCTAGGCCGGAGGGTGGGAAAGGGGGCGAGACCCCTGATGGAAGATGCAGAGACAGGCTCAATAGAGGCTAACCTTAACATCGATAGGAAGACGAGGATGCTGGCGGAGAGAGAGCTACTATCGCTGGATCTATCGGCACACCCCCTGGATTTCTACCCCTTCGACAACGGGTTCACCAGGATAAAAGACCTGCCATCTGTGGCGAAGGGTAGTGCGGTTAAGATTGCCGGCTCTGTCATTCGTTACCAGACCCCACCGACCAGGAATGGAAACAGGGTGCTCTATGTCATAATGGAGGATGGTACCGGTGTAGCCGATGTAACGGTATTCGGTGATGTCCAGGAAAAGTGCGGGCAGGTTATATTCAGGGAGGGCTGGCTCGTGGTGGAAGGGAAGGTTCAGAGAAGGGGGCCAAAGGCACTTTCAATTATTGCAGAGAACCTGTCCCCCCTCAAACTATGGTAA
- a CDS encoding CaiB/BaiF CoA-transferase family protein — MVLALDGIKIINMCWIGPGAFCTEMLSDLGADVIRVSDVDQEKHSALPMMVFEAYPGLRNCRTFGVNLKTEAGTEVFKDLAKSADIMMEGFRPGVSKRLGIDYDTIKDINPRIVYTSLSGYGQDGPYRDIVGHELNYIAISGLLDLTGPKGGMPAITGAVVADWSGGLSAGVGILAALIARDRTGKGQFLDVSITDAITEVTSMQTNPYLYKRGIVPKRGETIWNGMYPWYNVYETKDGKYITIATLEPKFFANLCKLLEGEEFIPYQFDEGEKRNGMYKFFEEKFKTKTRDEWVELLMYADTCFAPVLGIDEVEFDPQLIARRMIQESDHPTAGRLKQIGSMHKLSDSPVDVRNWVTSFGQHTNEILREIGYTDNRISELREMGAVG; from the coding sequence ATGGTACTGGCGCTTGATGGCATAAAGATAATAAACATGTGCTGGATCGGCCCTGGTGCTTTCTGCACCGAGATGCTTAGTGACCTCGGCGCCGATGTAATCAGAGTATCTGATGTCGATCAAGAGAAACATAGCGCGCTACCTATGATGGTATTCGAGGCCTATCCCGGTCTGCGTAACTGTCGTACATTCGGCGTCAACCTAAAAACAGAAGCGGGTACAGAGGTCTTTAAAGACCTTGCGAAGAGCGCTGATATCATGATGGAAGGGTTCCGCCCCGGGGTGAGTAAGCGCTTGGGTATCGACTACGATACCATTAAAGACATTAACCCCCGAATAGTATATACGTCCCTATCTGGTTATGGGCAGGATGGGCCTTACCGTGACATAGTCGGGCATGAACTAAACTACATAGCGATCAGCGGTCTTTTGGACTTGACCGGACCGAAGGGTGGGATGCCTGCTATAACGGGCGCAGTTGTCGCTGATTGGTCCGGAGGATTGTCCGCCGGAGTCGGCATTCTAGCAGCGTTGATCGCGCGTGATCGTACGGGAAAAGGCCAGTTCCTGGATGTTTCCATTACAGACGCCATAACGGAAGTGACATCCATGCAGACAAACCCGTATCTATACAAACGTGGAATAGTCCCCAAGAGAGGCGAAACTATCTGGAACGGGATGTACCCCTGGTATAACGTCTATGAAACAAAGGATGGGAAGTACATCACCATTGCTACACTTGAGCCAAAGTTTTTCGCTAACCTGTGCAAGCTTCTGGAAGGTGAAGAGTTCATCCCGTATCAGTTCGATGAGGGCGAGAAGCGGAACGGGATGTATAAATTCTTTGAAGAGAAATTCAAGACTAAAACGCGGGATGAGTGGGTAGAGCTGTTGATGTATGCAGATACATGTTTTGCACCGGTCTTGGGTATCGATGAGGTGGAATTCGATCCCCAGTTGATCGCGCGGCGGATGATCCAGGAGTCTGATCATCCCACAGCGGGCCGTCTCAAGCAGATCGGCTCGATGCATAAGCTCTCTGATTCCCCAGTGGATGTGAGGAACTGGGTCACCAGTTTTGGACAGCATACTAACGAAATTCTACGTGAGATAGGCTATACTGATAACCGTATAAGTGAACTTCGAGAAATGGGAGCAGTTGGTTGA
- a CDS encoding cobalamin-dependent protein (Presence of a B(12) (cobalamin)-binding domain implies dependence on cobalamin itself, in one of its several forms, or in some unusual lineages, dependence on a cobalamin-like analog.), with amino-acid sequence MSEELSMALVELERDRVAEEVKSRAERGESPVQILEECRRGMAIVGERFQKGEYFLAELMLSGEIFKGAMAILEPYLAGVRPSKPLGSVVLATMKGDIHDLGKNILAIMLKAQGFEVHDLGVDVAPGLVVEKVRETAPDFVGFSALITTSFDSMKQAAEMLHEAGLREQFKLMIGGGVTTSVVKDHVGADFQTTDATEGVAYCIDVMRGG; translated from the coding sequence ATGTCAGAAGAACTGAGCATGGCGCTCGTAGAGTTGGAGAGGGACAGGGTCGCGGAGGAGGTAAAAAGCAGGGCGGAGAGAGGCGAGAGCCCGGTCCAGATCCTCGAGGAGTGCCGACGGGGCATGGCCATCGTGGGCGAGCGTTTCCAGAAGGGCGAGTACTTCCTGGCCGAGCTGATGCTGTCCGGCGAGATTTTTAAGGGGGCGATGGCCATCCTCGAGCCTTACCTGGCCGGGGTGCGCCCCTCCAAGCCCCTGGGCAGCGTGGTGCTGGCTACAATGAAAGGAGACATCCATGACCTGGGTAAGAACATCCTTGCCATCATGCTCAAGGCCCAGGGCTTCGAGGTGCATGACCTGGGGGTGGATGTGGCCCCGGGCCTCGTAGTGGAGAAGGTCAGGGAAACCGCCCCCGATTTCGTCGGCTTCTCGGCGCTGATCACCACTTCCTTCGATAGCATGAAGCAGGCGGCCGAAATGTTGCACGAAGCCGGCCTCAGGGAGCAGTTCAAGCTCATGATCGGGGGAGGCGTAACCACCTCCGTGGTCAAAGACCACGTGGGGGCTGACTTCCAGACCACAGATGCGACAGAGGGCGTGGCCTACTGCATCGATGTGATGAGAGGGGGATAG
- a CDS encoding ASKHA domain-containing protein — translation MYRIDFEPVGRRGECPAGRSLLEAAQRLGVDLVSLCGGKGTCHRCKVQVISGSVSPPTENEKSYLSSQELESGYRLACQTYPLGDCKLGVPTESLTAPQRTQVEGWEVAVSPEPPVRAYRLELTPPSMDDLRADARRLLETLYRQHQVRCGTIDLEALRTLSPQLRSGKWQAQASVRGDEVIAVSSWHGRQLGLAVDIGTTKIAGYLIDLDSGKTLAAHGIMNPQISSGEDVISRIARVRESPSTGAKLQRAVVKAINQMMVDLCAEVEAEPEEILEMVVVGNTAMHHLLLRLPVAQLALSPFLPAVCDALDIKARELGIRASPGAYVHLLPNIAGFVGADHVAMLLATGVWQAGGVTLALDIGTNTEVAIISGGEIASVSCASGPAFEGAHIKDGMRAAPGAIERLRLVDDTVEYQTIGGAPPAGICGSGILDAIAQLHLAGVLDHGGRMGDHPRVRGVKGQREFVLVSEGEMAEWGGQAGQEGRPAITITQHDVRELQLAKGAINTGIQVLLEATGHTAAEIEQVVIAGAFGSYIDVDSATAIGMLPPLPRSRFRQVGNAAGMGAKLALISRHQRAEAQRIADRVQYLELTNAPNFTKTFIDATYIGQKEPR, via the coding sequence TTGTATAGGATTGATTTTGAGCCCGTAGGCCGGCGCGGCGAATGCCCCGCCGGCCGATCGCTGCTGGAGGCGGCGCAGAGACTGGGGGTGGACCTGGTCAGCCTCTGCGGGGGCAAGGGTACCTGCCACCGCTGCAAAGTGCAAGTGATTAGTGGGAGTGTATCGCCACCAACCGAGAATGAGAAAAGCTACCTCTCTTCTCAGGAACTTGAAAGCGGCTATCGCCTTGCCTGCCAGACCTACCCGCTTGGCGATTGCAAGCTGGGAGTGCCGACGGAGTCCCTCACAGCACCCCAGCGCACCCAGGTGGAAGGCTGGGAGGTTGCGGTTAGCCCGGAGCCGCCGGTTCGCGCCTACCGCCTGGAGTTAACACCACCCTCAATGGATGACCTGCGCGCCGATGCCAGGCGGCTTCTGGAGACGCTCTACCGGCAGCATCAGGTTCGCTGTGGTACCATCGATCTCGAGGCGCTTCGCACCCTGTCGCCCCAGCTGAGGTCAGGGAAGTGGCAGGCTCAGGCTTCGGTGCGGGGTGACGAGGTTATCGCCGTAAGTTCCTGGCACGGCCGCCAATTGGGGCTGGCGGTAGATATCGGCACCACCAAGATAGCGGGTTACCTGATCGATCTAGATAGCGGAAAGACGCTTGCTGCGCATGGCATTATGAACCCTCAGATTTCCTCCGGCGAGGATGTCATCAGCCGAATCGCCCGTGTCAGGGAGTCTCCATCCACAGGGGCGAAGCTGCAGAGGGCGGTTGTAAAGGCGATCAACCAGATGATGGTTGACCTCTGTGCCGAGGTCGAGGCCGAACCGGAGGAAATACTCGAAATGGTGGTGGTGGGCAACACCGCCATGCACCACCTGCTGCTGCGCCTGCCGGTGGCGCAACTGGCACTCTCACCTTTCCTGCCGGCGGTATGCGATGCCCTGGACATTAAGGCTCGTGAGCTTGGAATACGTGCTAGTCCCGGAGCATACGTGCACCTGTTGCCCAACATTGCTGGCTTTGTGGGTGCCGACCATGTTGCCATGTTGCTGGCTACGGGTGTGTGGCAGGCTGGTGGGGTCACGCTGGCGCTGGACATAGGTACCAACACCGAGGTGGCGATAATAAGCGGTGGCGAGATAGCCAGTGTCTCCTGCGCCTCGGGCCCCGCTTTCGAAGGGGCGCATATCAAGGACGGCATGAGGGCGGCACCCGGGGCAATAGAGCGGCTGCGGCTGGTAGACGACACGGTCGAATATCAGACCATCGGTGGCGCGCCGCCAGCAGGTATTTGCGGCTCGGGAATCCTCGATGCTATAGCACAGCTTCACCTGGCCGGTGTGCTGGATCACGGTGGGAGGATGGGCGATCACCCGCGGGTGCGTGGGGTAAAGGGGCAGCGCGAGTTCGTGCTGGTAAGCGAGGGTGAGATGGCGGAATGGGGAGGGCAGGCCGGGCAAGAGGGGCGGCCGGCGATAACTATCACACAGCATGATGTACGCGAGCTGCAACTAGCCAAGGGAGCTATAAATACCGGTATTCAGGTGCTATTGGAGGCGACGGGACACACCGCAGCGGAGATTGAACAGGTAGTGATTGCCGGGGCTTTCGGTAGCTACATCGATGTGGATAGCGCAACGGCGATCGGGATGTTGCCGCCGTTACCGCGGAGCCGCTTTCGGCAGGTAGGAAATGCCGCTGGCATGGGAGCAAAGCTGGCACTGATCTCACGGCATCAGCGGGCCGAGGCGCAAAGGATAGCTGATCGAGTCCAGTATCTCGAACTTACAAATGCCCCTAATTTTACAAAGACTTTCATCGACGCAACATACATAGGACAAAAGGAGCCCCGTTGA